DNA sequence from the Pedobacter sp. W3I1 genome:
CGATCGCCTAAAACCTGTAATCTCGGTCTTTCTGACCTCCAACCTCGGACTATTTCTTCTTCTTGGACACTTTGACTTCAGACTTCGGACTACTGACTCCAGACTTTTCGAAGCCCTTCTCCCAATCCATTTCCTTTTTCAAAAACTTTCCGGTTAAACTAATCGGATTCTGGATTAAACCTTCTGGTGTACCTTCAAATAAAATCCTTCCGCCGCCAGCACCGCCTTCTTCACCTAGATCGATCACCCAATCGGCCACTTTAACCACATCTAAATTGTGTTCAATCACCAAAATGGTATTTCCTTTATCAACCAGCTCTTGCAATACACCTAAAAGCACATTAATATCTTCGAAATGAAGCCCTGTTGTAGGTTCATCTAAAATGTAGAAGGTTTTTCCGGTATCTTTTTTAGAAAGCTCGGTAGCCAGTTTAACCCGCTGCGCCTCTCCTCCCGATAGGGTAACCGACGATTGCCCTAAGGTAATATAACCTAAACCAACATCTTTCAATGTTTTGATCTTTCTATAAATGATCGGAATGTTTTCGAAGAAATTACAGGCATCTTCGATACTCATATCCAGCACATCACTAATCGATTTTCCACGGAAACGAACTTCTAAAGTTTCTCTGTTGTATCTTCTACCCCCACATTCTTCACAAGGCACCTGTACATCAGGCAAAAAATTCATTTCGATTACCTTTAAACCAGCGCCCTGGCAGGTTTCGCAACGGCCACCTTTTACGTTAAAAGAGAAACGACCAGGTTTATAGCCACGTATTTTCGCCTCAGGCAGCTGTACAAACAGATTTCTGATATCAGAGAAAACACCGGTATAAGTAGACGGATTAGAACGAGGCGTTCTGCCAATAGGCGCCTGATCGATTTCAATCACCTTATCAATTTCTTTCAATCCGTTAATTTTCTCGTAAGGCAAAGGTTGTTTTTTCGCTCTGAAAAAATGGTGATTTAAAATCGGATACAAAGTTTCGGTAATCAAACTCGATTTACCACTACCTGAAACACCGGTTACCGCAATAAACTTACCCAAAGGAAAATCTACCGAAACCTCTTTTAAATTATGCCCGGTGGCTTTAATAATTGATAATTTATGTCCATTGCCTTTTCTGCGGGTTTTTGGCGTTTCAATTTTCTTTTTGCCGTTGAGGTAATCAGCTGTTAAGGTTTTCGATTTTAGGATATCTGCTGCTGTTCCTTCTGCCACTACCGTTCCGCCATGAATACCTGCTCCCGGACCAACATCAATAACCCAATCGGCTTCTAAAATCATATCCTTATCATGCTCCACTACCAAAACGGTATTTCCAAGATCACGAAGATTTTTAAGTGCATTGATCAAACGTTCGTTATCGCGCTGGTGCAAGCCGATACTTGGCTCATCGAGAATGTACATCACGTTCATCAACTGCGAACCGATCTGTGTAGCCAAGCGAATCCGTTGCGCCTCACCACCAGAAAGTGTACGGGCTGTTCTATCCAGCGTTAAATAGGTTAAACCCACATCAGTTAAGAAACCGATCCTGGCTTTAATCTCTTTTAAGATTTCCTTTGCAATAATGTTCTGACGGTCGGTAAGACGTTCATCTACTTTTTCAAACCAGGTGTTCAGGTTGAAAATATCCATTGATGATAGTTCGAAAATGTTCTTACCATCAACCTTAAAATGCAAACTTTCTTTCTTTAGCCTTGCGCCGTTACATTCCGGACAGGTTTTCAGTTTACGGAAAGTTTCCATATCATCAACCGCAGCCTCGCCCCGCTTTTCGTTCTGCTCTTCGAGCATTTTAATAATACCATCGAAGGTGATATTATAATTCTGAACGTTCCATTTATTGTACTCAACAGCTACATTAATTAGATCGTGTGTACCGTTTAAGATAATATTGATCACTTCATCGCCCAATTTTTCGATCGGAGTAGAAAGCGAAAAGTTATATTTTTTAGCCAGGGCTTTTAACACCTGAAACATCCAGATATCTCTGTATTCACCCAGAGGCGCTAAACCACCGTTTAAAATACTCAGCTTCGGATTCGGAATCACCGATTCTTTATCCACTACGAAAATATAACCCAAACCATCACAACGTTCGCAGGCACCGTAAGGTGAGTTAAACGAAAAACTGTTCGGCTGGGGTTCATCATAGGAAATACCCGTGGTTGGGCACATTAAAAACTTACTAAAATGCGCAACGTTGTTATCCTTATCACTGATTTTGATTACGCCTTTACCCATTTTCATAGCAATCTGCAATGAATCCAGCAGGCGTTTTTTGTCCTTCACATCAATAATCAAGCGATCGATCACCACTTCGATATCGTGAATTTTATAACGATCTACCTGCATTTTAGCAGAAATATCCTTTATTTCTCCATCTACACGAACCTTTACATAACCCTGTTTACGAATCTGCTCAAAAAGCTCGCGGTAATGCCCTTTTCTACCTTTAACAACAGGCGCAAGGATATTTACGGCTACGCCATCAAATTTGTTGAAGATATTCTGCAGGATCTGGTCTTCACTCATACGCTCCATCTTCTCGCCGGTATTGTATGAATAGGCATCAGCAACACGCGCATAAAGCAAACGCATAAAATCGTAAATTTCGGTAATGGTACCTACCGTAGAGCGTGGGTTTTTGCTGGTGGTTTTTTGCTCTATTGCAATAACCGGACTCAAACCCGAAACCTTATCTACATCGGGGCGCTCCATTCCGCCCATAAACTGGCGACTATAAGCGCTAAATGTTTCCATATAACGGCGCTGTCCTTCGGCGTAAATGGTATCAAAAGCCAGTGAAGATTTGCCGCTACCACTTAAACCCGTTATAACAACAAGCTGGTTTCGCGGAAAACTAACGTCTATATTCTTTAAATTATGTACCCTCGCACCATATACTTCTACATCTTTTTGCTCGCCGAGGTCGATAGATTTATTGCTCATATTTTATTTAAAGTTGGAGGCAAAATTGAGTCTTTTAAAAGACAAAATTCCAATCCGCAAAAATGCTAAAAATTTTATCAAAATGAAAGTCTAATGCAATCTTGATTAAGGATTAATTGTCATAATGTCGACTTCTATTTCGTAGGAAATCAGAGGTAAACAGAAGAGACGAACTAAAAGCGTAAAAAAAGTTTTCGCCATACTTCACAAACGCAGTAAATGATACAATGGTTTTGTATGTTTAAAGAAAAAGGAATATATTCATACCAATAACCCGAATCTCCAGAACCCAAACATAAAATAGTTAAATGCCAGTTCTTATTGATCACATATACCCATTGATCGCTCCTCAAAGCTATTATTCAGCAGAGGTATGGGATCTTCCCCACCATGATTTAACAGCAACACAGTTTATTCTAACATGGGTAAGTTTTCAAGGAGATGAAGCAATGACCTATCTAACCAGAGCAGAATATAAATATCTTAATGAAACGCAATCGCATTGGCAAAGGAGGTCTTTTGAAAATCTAAGGCGATTAACAAAAGAGGATGAATATCTATGCACTCATTTCCAGCAATCTGAACTATCCAAAAATCTCAGTTTTATTATATTCATGCATCAAGATGGTATAGGATCGAGTAGAATATTGCTTTCAAAAGAACTTGAAAAGCTTTTTCCTGAAGGATACTTTGTGGCAATACCAGATCGTAGCTGTGGTGTTGCGATATCCAAAGATGCCACACCGTTAGAATTAAGTGAAATGAAACTATTATTAAAAAACATGTACACAGAAGCTACAACTCCAATGTCTTCTGAACTGTTTGACAGCAATGATTTTGAATTAATCAATAACTGGGCATTACCCTTAGATATTGACTATTTCAACGAAATAATCAATGAAGTAAAGTCATTATATGTTTAGTACAATAAAATGATAGATTGACCACACCATAGAAATAGATCTTACCACTCTATCGTTGTTCCATTTTCCGTCGGGTGCCCGGTACAAACTAACACCCTACCCCTTTCCAATTCATCATCGGTAAGCACTTCGTTATAATCCATTCTTACACCACCTTTGGTACAATTGGCCACACAGGTACTACACACGCCTCCACGACAGCTATATGGGAGTCTGATTTTATTTTCGAGTGCAACATCCAAAATTCTTTTTGGCCATGGCACATCAAGATGGTAAGTTTCTCCTTTAAAGTTTAAAACGACCGAATAGGTATTTTTATCTACCACCTTTTCTGCCGAACCATCATCTTCATCCACCTCGTCTTCTGGCAATACAAAGGTTTCTCTTTTAATCTGTTTAATATCGAAACCCATACCAAGCAAAGTAATCCGGCATAAATCCATGTAAATTATCGGCCCGCAGCTATAATAAAGTGCATCATTTCGATCAAAATGTAAATGCTCTTTAATTAACTTTTCGATATAGAATTTGTTCAGTCTGGCCGTCATTAAGTTTTTGCTATTACTAAAAACCCAAACAATCTTTAACCTTTCAGGATATTTGTTTTGCCATTCGATCAGTTCATCATAAAACAAAGTTTCTTCCATTGATCGGTTACTATATACTAATGTGATCAACGATTTTTTCTCACGCACTAAGGCCGTTTTCAAAATCGAGAATAATGGCGTGATCCCGACACCTGCAGCGAACAGAAAAAGATCACGTTCCAGGTTTTCATCAGGCAAATAGCTGAACATTCCTTGTGGTTCTAGCGCTAAGAGAATATCGTTTACCGAAGTTTTATGGTGCAAAAATCTCGAAATCTCTCCGTTTTCCACTCTTTTTACGGTAATCGCTAAAGGCTCATCCACATCAGGTGAGCTATTAAAAGAATACGACCTCCTTATTTCCTTATGTTTTCCCTGAAAAATCAATGAAATAAACTGACCTGCTAAATACTTTGGATATGGTTGGTCTACCTCCTCAAATTGAAAAGTAATATTATCGCCAGGCTGATTTATGATTTTATTGATACGCAGTTTGAACATAATGCAAAGAAAAGAAATTGATTTATTAGTTCAATCGTTCATTGGTCATTAGTTTAGCATGATGTTGAGTTAGGGTTTAGGGTTTAGGGTTTAGGGTTTAGGGTTTAGGGTTTAGGGTTTAGGGTTTAGGGAAAACACTGTGACACAAGTTTGTGTTGATAATAATGAAAAACATATGATAATGGCCAATGTATTTAAACACACATGCGCTTAAATGGCCTTCTATTTGTTATATGGTAAACTATTCCGTGTTAATCTGTGCTTCCGTGGCAATATAGTTCATTGGTTTCTTTGCCATTGGTTCATTGGTTAGCGTGATGCAGAAAATTTCTGTGTTATATCTGTAGCTCCTGAAAAAAGCAGTTAGCAAAAACAAATCGGTGTAATCCAACAATCTGTGTAATCATCTTCAAAAAAAAGCGTCCCGATTTAAACCGGGACGCCTTACCAAATGCTTGTCTTTATCTTAATATGTTATTCGGCGTTGTAGGCCAATAATACTCTCGGTTTTTCGTAACCGTAACGTTTCGGATGTTCCATAATCTGTTTCATAGAAATTACCTTATAAACATAGCCTCCGGTTTCGCGGTTTAGCTTCATTTTGTAGTAATTATCCTGATTTTGATTATTGATCTGCTTGCGTAAGCGTCCGTCGCCAACATTGTAAGCCGCAGCTACCAATGTCCAGCTTTCTAAACCTTTATACATTTCTTTAATGTATTTGCAGGCAGCGATAGTCGATTTACGCAGATTATAGCGTTCATCAACATTTCCGTTTACTCTTAATCCATAAGTACGGGCTGTGCCAGGCATAAACTGCCAGATTCCGGCTGCGCCTTTTGGAGAAACTCCTTCCGCCATTCCAGATTCGACCAGGGCCAAATACTTAAAATCGTTAGGAATTCCGTAGGCAGCGAGAATGGGTTCAATTACAGGAAACCATTTTGCTGCTTTTGCATGCAATTTATTGGTTTGTGTGTTTCCGTAAGTGTGTGCTGCAAGGATTTTTTTCATTTTGCGTTCTACCTTTTTATCGCCTAACGGCAAGGTTTCTTCTGCAAAATTTAACTGTGCCATTAAAGATAGCGGCTTTTCCGCACTTTCAACTTTCAGGCTATCAGATTTGGGTATTGTAGTGTTTAATTTTTCTTCTTTTAAAAGACTTTTTTGTGCTAAGGGCATTTGGTAAGCGAACACTTTTGCCAAAATAAATAGTGTTGCCACTACCGCAAATGGTACGATGTGTTTCTTTAACATTTTCCTCCTTTTTTTGGTGAACTTATATAAAAACGTTGGCAAAGGTAAAAAATAATAAGCACATTATCAAATGGTTACAAAATCAACCCCAAAAATCAGCCCCTAAAGCCCTTTAAACGTGGATTTTAAATTTTGATTTTCAGACAAATTTTCCTATTTTAGAGGCTATTTTTTTATCTAATTTTTCCGCTCTTAAAATTGTTATGTTCATCAATTTTTCATAAATTTGCAACCCGCATTTTTATGTGGCTAATAGTGTATCATGATAAATAAAAACAACAGGAACAGTCGGGATGACAAGTCCAAACCAGGCAGTCGGAAAACAGAAGGCAGAAGTAGTTCAGCCGGGTCTGACAGAAGAAGATCAGACGACAAAGACAGCAAATTCAAAAAATCATCCGATTCAAAAGACGGCTTCAAACCTAGAAGTTCAGACGGTAAAGATTTCAAATCAAAATCTTTCGGAGACAAAAAAGACTTCAGACCAAGAACGGGAGACCGTGATTTTAAATCGAAAGATGGAGAATCGAAGGGATTCAAATTTGGAGACCGCGAATTTAAATCAAGAGACAATAACTCAAATTCAGAAGACCGCAGTTTCAAACCCAGAGAAGGTGGATCGAGAGATTACAAACCAAGAACGGGAGATCGTGATTTCAAATCGAGAGAGGGAGGATCAAGAGACTATAAACCGAGAACAGGAGACAGAGATTTTAAACCCAGAGAAGGTGGTGCAAGAGATTATAAGCCAAGAACAGGAGAACGCGATTTCAAATCTAAGGATGGAGATTCGAGAGATTTTAAACCGAGAACTGGCGACCGCGACTTTAAACCTAGAGAAGGCGGATCAAGAGATTACAAACCAAGAACAGGCGACCGTGATTTCAAATCGAAAGATGGTGGGCCAAGAGATTTCAAACCGAGAGAAGGTGGTTACAAAGATTTTAAATCAAGAGGCAAATCAGATGATTTCAAGCCAAGTGCCGGAAGTTCAAGAGATGTAAAACCTAAAGAACCAAGGGAAGGTGATACTCGTCCGTTTAGAAAACGCGAGGATCAACCAAGAGATACAGAATTTAACCGCCCGGAGCGTACTGTAATTGCCCAGGGTCGCAAAACCAATGAAGACAAAGGCTTAATTCGCCTTAACAGATATATTTCAAATGCAGGCATCTGCTCCCGTCGTAAGGCTGATGAGCTAATTGCTGCCGGCATTATTACGGTAAACGGAGAAGCCATTACCGAATTAGGGCATAAAGTTGACCCGGCAAAAGATTTAGTGCGTTACAACGGAGAGCTATTGAAACGCGAGAAAAAAGTTTACGTTTTATTGAACAAACCAAAAGACTACATCACCACTACCGACGATCCGCAGGAACGCCGTACGGTAATGCAATTGGTTGACAAAGCGAGCCGTGAACGTATTTATCCGGTTGGCCGTTTAGATCGCAACACCACAGGTTTATTGTTGATGACTAACGATGGTGATTTAGCAGATAAATTATCCCATCCTAAAAACGGTATCACCAAAATTTACAATATTGAGTTAGATAAAGCTTTATCACAAGGTGATTTAAACAAAATTGCTTTTGGTTTAGAGCTGGAAGATGGATTGATTAAACCGGATAACATTTCTTACGTTGCGGGTGGAACCAAAAAAGAAATCGGCATCCAGATCCACAGCGGTAAAAACAGAATTGTTCGCCGTATTTTCGAACACCTGGGCTACAATGTTGAAAAATTAGATCGTGTTGTATATGGCAATTTAACCAAGAAAGACCTACCTCGTGGCAGATGGCGCTATCTTGAAGATCATGAATTGATCCAGATTAAACATTTAATAAAATAAAAATATAAAGGCAGCCAATGGTTGCCTTTTTTGTTGAACACAACAGAGGTTGTCATTCTGAACGCAGTGAAGAATCCCTAGTCAATGGGGGGAGCCTAATGCCCAACTTCTGTACGGCAAAAAGATCAATGCATTCATCAACCGCCTGTGCAACTCAACAACAGATTCTTCACTGCGTTCAGAATGATAGTTATCTCCTTTGCATTAAAATTTTTCCCATATTTGTTATAATCAATATTATTTTTTCATGAAAAAATTTAGTTCATTGCTTATACTCTCTATATTATCAACCCTAACATTTGCGCAAAAAACCAATTACAACCTCATTGTTGGCACTTATACCGCACCAGGAAAAAGCGAAGGAATTTATACCTATAATTTTAACACCTCAACTGCAGTCTCAACGATAAAAAGCATCACAAAAAACACAGCTAACCCGAGTTATCTGGCCATCTCTCCTGATCAGAAATTTGTTTATGTAGTGAATGAAACCGGAGCGACCAGCACAGTCAGTGCTTTTAAATACAACGCAGCAACCGGCGATTTAACTTTTTTAAATAAGGTAGACAGCCATGGTGCTGATCCTTGTTTTATTACTGTTGATGCCAAAAATGTAATCGTGGCTAATTATAGCGGAGGCAGTTTAGCAGTATTTTCACGAAAAGCAGATGGAGCTTTAACCGAAGCTTTACAAATAATCAAACATACCGGAAAAAGCATAGATCCTAAAGGCAGACAAGAAAGCGCGCATGTACACATGGTTAAATTTACTCCAGACCACAAATATTTAATTGTTAACGATTTGGGAGAAGATCGAACTTATATCTACAACTACAAACCTGCCGCAAAAGAAAACATCCTCACCGTTAAATCAATAATTAAAACCAACGCGGGAACTGGTCCAAGGCACATCACTTTTAGTCCAAATGGAAAATTTGCCTACTTAGCGCACGAATTTAATGGGAGCATAACCGTTTTCGCCTATTCGAATGGAAGCTTAACCAAGCTTCAGGAAATTGGCACTACACCAAAAGATTTTCCCGGAAAAGTTGATGGTGCTGATATCCATGTTTCGGCTGATGGCAAATTTCTTTATGAAACCAACCGTGGAGACGCCAATAGCATTTCTGCCTTTTCAATTCTGCCGACCGGAAAATTGAAATTTATCGAAACAGTAAGCACACTGGGCAAAGGACCAAGAAACTTCACCATCGATCCGACTGGAAAATTTCTATTGATCGGCCATCAATACACGAATAACATCGTTATTTTTAACCGAAATAAAACCACAGGTAAATTAACCGATAGCGGCAAACGCATTGATGTCGGCGCACCAGTTTGTTTGGTTTTTAATTAATTACCTAAATTTAAGCCAATGGAAAACTTCGATTGGACAAAATTCACCATCAAGATTGCTGTTAAAGCGAAACTCGAGGACATGTACAATGCCTGGACAAAGGCCGGCGAAATTGAGAAATGGTTTTTAAGTGAGGCAGAATTTTCTGACGAGAATAACGTATTGCTCAATAAAACGCGAAACGTATTAAAAGGCGATAAATACAAATGGATCTGGTATCTGTATGATGATATTGAAAAAGGGACAATAACCGAAGCCAATGGCAAAGATGAGCTTCAATTTACTTTTGCAGGCGAATGTTTTGTTGATATTAAACTTAGAGAAGAGTTTGAATACACCATTGTGGAGTTGACCCAGAGGGACATCCCCTTAAATGATGAGGCAAAAAGAAACATTCGACTAGGTTGCCATAACGGCTGGAGTTTCTATTTGATTAATCTAAAATCTGTTTATGAAGGCGGGTTGGACTTAAGAAATAAGGATAACCGCTTTAAACCCATGCTGAATAATTGAGAACTGAAAAACAATTTTAGCAGAAAAAGCACCAAATACGATCGTCATCCTGAGTTCAGCCGAGGATCTTTATAGCATGATAGATACTGAAACAAGTTCAGTATGACGATATGAGTAAATGCGTAAATAAATTAAGTTCCATTATCTTACGCGAGCGTCCTGCTGAATTTATTTCAGCATCTTTATTGCCAGAAAACGAAATGAAATAGAACAACAGAGGTTATGGAACGAGGCGGCTGCGTTTACATATTAACGAATCACACACATACGGTTTTGTATATCGGCGTAACATCCGATTTATATTTCAGGACAGTTGAGCACACGAAGAAGAAATATCCAGATTCATTTACAGCCAAATACAATTGTATCAAACTTGTTTATTACGAACAGTTCGATTCTATTGAGGAAGCCATTGCGAAAGAAAAACAGTTGAAAAACTGGAAGCGGGCCTGGAAAATTAATCTGATTAATCAAAATAACTCAAATTGGGAGGATTTGTTTGAAACCCTAGAATAAAGCTGAAACACCCACTCGATCCGTCACCTTGAATTCATTTCAGGGTCTTAATGACAACAAATTAGTATGATAGATACTGAAACAAGTTCAGTATGACGAAACGCCTACTCGACCCGTCGCTCTGAATTCATTTCAGGGGCTTAATGACAACAAACTAGCATGATAGATACTGAAACAAGTTCAGCATGACGAATCTCAGAAATATACTACCTTTGCTAAAGAAATGAATTGTAAATCAACATACTTAGAAAAAAATCATTTAAAATGGACGACAATGTTAGTCCTGTTTCTGAGTTTGTTCGCATTTTCGAGCAATCATGCCAGTTCGATCACCCTTCGATCGAATCCAGTTTTTCAAACAGAATGGGTGTCTGGATTACAAAAGAGTTTTTCTAATTCAAGTATTTTCAACAAGTCAACAAGAAAAACAGCCATTTCAATAAAAGAATACGATCTGCAAATTTCTACTTTTAACCAAAAAGTAATAATTAAATTGACAAAACTTGCTAAAGCATTCTTACCTACATCAAACACACCACGCTTTTTTGTTCAGGAAGCAAACTCACAATATCCTGCTGAAATTCTTATCAGCTAATTGAATCTCTAGCCATTATCAGGCCATTAATTAGTACTTACAGGTCTATTGGTTATTTAACCGACAGGCACCATTATATCGAAACATGAAACAGTTCAAAAAAGCCATGAGGCTAACTGGATTGGTATTACTGATTCTTTTAGCTTCTGTTGGTCTTGGAGGAGGTGTTCCTATTCCTCCATCCAATAAAAGAGAAAACTATATTGAAATAAAAATAGAATTACCGGAAACAGACGAGATGGAAAAACTGACTTTATTTAATATTAAAGAATAAAAAAATGGCCCCGATGAAAATCGAGGCCATTCAATATTATACTATCGCTTATTATGCTGGTTCTGCAACCCTGGCTACATTGCGATAAGGGAATTCATTAAAAATATGTCTACGGGCAAAACGGCCTGGAGAATCGGCGTTAACCAATTTCACATAAATTGCTTTTGGCACATCGAAATATTCGTAAGCACTTCCATCAAAAAACTGGATATTTAAAACCTGTTGTTTGTATTCGAAATCCTGAATATTCGATAAGGTAGTAGTTTGCGTGTATGTTTCGATATTCTGCTCGCGTGTTTCTGGCGCAATACTTACCAGGAAATGATAAGCTTCGATAATTTCTTTACTCCTAGCTTCTGCATCTAATTTCTCTTCTTCCTGCTGAAATTTATCAGGGTGACAATCTTTCATCAATGTACGGTACACAGATTTAAGCTCTTTTAATTCAGCATCTTTATCTACGCTCAAAAGCTTTCTGTAATCAACTATTTTCTTCATTTGGGATAACCTCTTTTTTAATTTTGTCGAAATGATTTTAGGAATCTTAATCTGCAAAACCGTTTCAAGCCGCAAAGATACGATTTATAATCATTTGATTTTGAGAAAGTTTAATTTCTTAAATATTCCTGATAGGAATTATCTACTAACGAATTCTCCTGTATCTTACTTAAGTTTTTTAATCACAGATGCACACGGATTTATCAGCTGTGTGCATCGTTTTTATCTCCCGAAATCGGGACAGGTCGTGGTTAAAATATAACGTAAGAGTTAATTTGTTAATATTTAGCCTGTAATGAGTTTTCGATTACTTCCTTATAATAGTTAACATAAATCGGGAGGATCTTTTTCAGATCAAAATCCTGTGCCCTAGCAAAAGCATTTTCTTTGAAACGATTCAGGGTTTCATCATCTTTTAATATTTCAATGGCATGGGCTGCCATTGCATCTACATCTCCAACATTACTCATATAACCACAAAATCCGTCGACGTTAAGCTCAGGCAAACCACCGGCGTTTGTCGTAATTGCCGGCACTTTACAGGCCATTGCTTCTAACGCAGCTAAACCGAAGCTCTCCGATTCTGATGGCATTAAGAAAAGATCTGAAACTGATAAGATTTCTTCCACCGCATCTTGTTTGCCTAAAAACCTTACGTTTTCGCAAATATTTAACGATCTGCAAAGCTGCTCATCGTAAGCACGCTCAGGTCCATCGCCTACCATTAACAGTTTCGACGGAATAACCGCCTGTACTTTTTCGAAAATCCTAATCACATCAGCCGTACGTTTCACTTTCCTGAAATTACTGGTGTGGATTAAAATCCTTTCGTTATTTGGTGCAATTGCTTTTTTGAAGTGACCTTTTGCCTGTAAACTGAATCGCGAAAAATCTATAAAATTTGGGATTACCTTAATTTCTTTTGTAATCTCGAAATGGTTATAGGTATCTTCTTTCAAATCTTCCGACACTGTAGTTACACCATCGCTTTGATTAATAGAAAAGGTAACCACAGGTTTATACGTTGGATCTTTACCCACCAAAGTAATATCGGTACCGTGCAAAGTAGTTACCACAGGGATATGGATACCGTAGCTTGCCAAAATCTGCTTCGCCATAAATGCCGCAGAGGCATGTGGAATGGCATAATGAACATGTAACACATCAAGCTGTTCAAAACGGACAACATCTACCAGTTTGCTGGCCAAAGCCGATTCGTATGGTGCATAATCGAAGAGTGGATAATCTCTTACCGAAACCTCATGATAAAACAGGTTGGCAGAAAAGAAATCAAGCCTCGCTGGCTGACTATAGGTAATAAAGTGAACCTGATGACCCTCGTTAGCAAGTGCCTTGCCAAGCTCTGTTGCAACTACTCCACTACCGCCAAAAGTGGGGTAGCAAACAATTCCTATCTTCATTGTACATGTATTGTTGTTACCGCAAATGTACCCGATTTTAATCTATAATTGCATGTCGGCTTATTGCAATAAAAACAGATAGCTTTTCGAGAACAACTGCCGCAGATTCGCAGATTAATTTCAGTTCAAAAATTGAAGCTTAATAGCTTCTAATGATTCTTTTGTACTGCAAAGATTTCTCATTAAAATTAATTAACAAACCTATTCTTAGTTTTGATATAGCCAGATAATTCAAAACTTGTGCATAATGTTCATTTATCAACTCAGATTTAGATTTCACCTCGATAATAACCTTATCATCGACAACAAAATCAGCATAAAATTTATGTTTAAGTATAGTCCCTTTGTAATTTACAGAAAATTCTTTCTCTCTTTCGTACTTGATATTTCT
Encoded proteins:
- a CDS encoding lactonase family protein; its protein translation is MKKFSSLLILSILSTLTFAQKTNYNLIVGTYTAPGKSEGIYTYNFNTSTAVSTIKSITKNTANPSYLAISPDQKFVYVVNETGATSTVSAFKYNAATGDLTFLNKVDSHGADPCFITVDAKNVIVANYSGGSLAVFSRKADGALTEALQIIKHTGKSIDPKGRQESAHVHMVKFTPDHKYLIVNDLGEDRTYIYNYKPAAKENILTVKSIIKTNAGTGPRHITFSPNGKFAYLAHEFNGSITVFAYSNGSLTKLQEIGTTPKDFPGKVDGADIHVSADGKFLYETNRGDANSISAFSILPTGKLKFIETVSTLGKGPRNFTIDPTGKFLLIGHQYTNNIVIFNRNKTTGKLTDSGKRIDVGAPVCLVFN
- a CDS encoding SRPBCC domain-containing protein, yielding MENFDWTKFTIKIAVKAKLEDMYNAWTKAGEIEKWFLSEAEFSDENNVLLNKTRNVLKGDKYKWIWYLYDDIEKGTITEANGKDELQFTFAGECFVDIKLREEFEYTIVELTQRDIPLNDEAKRNIRLGCHNGWSFYLINLKSVYEGGLDLRNKDNRFKPMLNN
- a CDS encoding GIY-YIG nuclease family protein yields the protein MERGGCVYILTNHTHTVLYIGVTSDLYFRTVEHTKKKYPDSFTAKYNCIKLVYYEQFDSIEEAIAKEKQLKNWKRAWKINLINQNNSNWEDLFETLE
- a CDS encoding KTSC domain-containing protein; the protein is MKKIVDYRKLLSVDKDAELKELKSVYRTLMKDCHPDKFQQEEEKLDAEARSKEIIEAYHFLVSIAPETREQNIETYTQTTTLSNIQDFEYKQQVLNIQFFDGSAYEYFDVPKAIYVKLVNADSPGRFARRHIFNEFPYRNVARVAEPA
- the bshA gene encoding N-acetyl-alpha-D-glucosaminyl L-malate synthase BshA; the encoded protein is MKIGIVCYPTFGGSGVVATELGKALANEGHQVHFITYSQPARLDFFSANLFYHEVSVRDYPLFDYAPYESALASKLVDVVRFEQLDVLHVHYAIPHASAAFMAKQILASYGIHIPVVTTLHGTDITLVGKDPTYKPVVTFSINQSDGVTTVSEDLKEDTYNHFEITKEIKVIPNFIDFSRFSLQAKGHFKKAIAPNNERILIHTSNFRKVKRTADVIRIFEKVQAVIPSKLLMVGDGPERAYDEQLCRSLNICENVRFLGKQDAVEEILSVSDLFLMPSESESFGLAALEAMACKVPAITTNAGGLPELNVDGFCGYMSNVGDVDAMAAHAIEILKDDETLNRFKENAFARAQDFDLKKILPIYVNYYKEVIENSLQAKY
- a CDS encoding GxxExxY protein; protein product: MGDSYSDIDYPFQEECYLLIGITMEIHRILGKGFSEIVYKDALEFELRNRNIKYEREKEFSVNYKGTILKHKFYADFVVDDKVIIEVKSKSELINEHYAQVLNYLAISKLRIGLLINFNEKSLQYKRIIRSY